The proteins below come from a single Chthoniobacterales bacterium genomic window:
- a CDS encoding amidohydrolase family protein codes for MRLSRLSWVAAALSLAVSGSAQVTTVPRQGIRENDPRVHALTNARIVAAPGKTIEKGTVLIRDGLIAEAGPDVKIPAEARVWDLTGKTIYPGFIDAYSRLDLPETLKPEPVRNDVDPDDPNAKPKEVPRESAKGMHSWNSHVTPERRAADYLNLDKKGTRALRDLGFTSALIVPGRGIFRGSSALINLQESDVDTMVVSPLVAQHVAFEFDREGDRGYPNSLMGSIALIRQSLLDASWYQAAQEAYRKNPATTERPESNASLAALAEQAQRNPAVFEAEDELDLLRAMRIAEEFKLKPILFGNGYEYRIRKALAEKKPAIILPLDFPKPPEIERPEQALEVELDDLQHWDRAPSNPARLAEAGIPFAFTTEKLEKPEKDFWSRLRLAVRRGLSKDAALAALTSTPAEMFGVADRLGSIAAGRIANLVVATGDLFGDDAKIVTTWIDGRYYDTDQARERDVRGTWELTAEGKTLPLVIEGKVEKLDAKVGGEKATVSVKEDTVLVVAPAKLFDKGEGSIRLTGQIAGETIAGTGDAPGLTTVRWNAKRTAAFTPTKKPDEKPSPLDKPLDFPETFPAGAFGRAALPDQPKTVLVQGATIWTSGPQGTLQNADLLVTAGKISAVGPGLKAPGGAAVIDGKELHVTPGIIDCHSHTAISRGVNESSHAVTCEVRIGDVLDPTDIGLYRELAGGVTTANVLHGSANPMGGQNQVIKFRWGALPEELKFADAMPGVKFALGENVKQSNWGDKFRTRYPQTRMGVEQIMRDRFRAALEYDAALKKKQGLPVRRDLQLEAISEIISGKRLIHCHSYRQDEILAFLSVAREFKIKVGTLQHILEGYKVADVMAKDGVGGSTFADWWGYKFEVYDAIPNNAAMMHDNGVLTSVNSDSADLARRLNTEAAKSMKYGGLSPEEALKLVTINSAKQLRIDGKTGSLENGKDADFVIWSGNPLSNYSRVQQTWIDGRKYFDRGEDAEARKNFAAQREALVQKALVERMKEIGSGEKGDGEKKDDKEPPKISAHQRHRDHELAPIYGDGRDKHTCQEDARE; via the coding sequence ATGAGGTTGTCTCGACTTTCCTGGGTTGCAGCTGCGCTCTCTCTGGCGGTTTCCGGTTCGGCCCAGGTAACGACGGTTCCGAGGCAGGGCATTCGTGAAAACGACCCGCGGGTTCATGCCCTCACCAATGCGCGCATCGTCGCGGCACCTGGCAAAACGATCGAGAAAGGCACGGTCCTCATCCGCGATGGGCTGATCGCCGAGGCGGGACCCGACGTTAAGATTCCGGCGGAAGCGCGGGTTTGGGATCTCACTGGAAAAACGATCTATCCCGGATTCATCGATGCTTACAGCCGCCTCGATTTGCCGGAAACGCTCAAGCCGGAACCGGTCCGCAACGATGTCGACCCGGACGATCCCAACGCGAAGCCGAAAGAAGTCCCGCGCGAAAGCGCAAAAGGGATGCATTCCTGGAATTCGCACGTCACTCCGGAGCGAAGAGCGGCCGATTATCTTAATCTCGACAAGAAAGGCACCCGGGCGTTGCGCGACCTCGGGTTCACCAGCGCGCTGATCGTTCCCGGGCGCGGAATTTTTCGCGGCTCGAGCGCGCTGATCAACCTCCAGGAATCGGACGTCGATACGATGGTGGTTTCGCCACTGGTCGCGCAGCACGTTGCTTTCGAATTCGATCGGGAAGGCGACCGCGGTTATCCGAACTCGCTCATGGGCAGCATCGCGCTGATCCGGCAGAGTTTGCTCGACGCGTCGTGGTATCAGGCGGCGCAGGAAGCTTATCGGAAAAACCCGGCAACGACGGAACGGCCGGAATCGAATGCGAGCCTGGCGGCATTGGCGGAACAGGCGCAGCGCAATCCCGCCGTCTTCGAGGCCGAAGACGAGCTTGATCTGCTGCGGGCGATGCGGATCGCGGAGGAGTTCAAATTGAAGCCGATTCTTTTTGGGAACGGCTATGAGTATCGGATTCGGAAAGCGCTCGCCGAGAAAAAGCCGGCAATTATTCTGCCGCTCGATTTTCCAAAACCGCCTGAGATCGAACGGCCGGAGCAAGCCCTGGAGGTTGAACTCGACGACTTGCAGCACTGGGACCGCGCGCCCAGCAATCCGGCCCGGCTCGCGGAAGCAGGCATCCCTTTTGCCTTCACCACTGAGAAGCTGGAAAAACCGGAGAAGGATTTTTGGTCACGGTTACGGCTCGCCGTTCGACGCGGATTGAGCAAAGACGCGGCCTTGGCGGCCTTGACCAGCACGCCGGCGGAAATGTTCGGCGTAGCCGACCGGCTGGGTTCTATCGCTGCGGGGAGGATCGCGAACCTCGTCGTGGCGACCGGCGATCTTTTTGGAGATGACGCGAAGATCGTCACTACCTGGATCGACGGGCGATATTACGACACCGATCAGGCTCGTGAGCGCGACGTGCGCGGAACGTGGGAGCTGACCGCGGAAGGCAAGACATTGCCGCTCGTGATTGAAGGCAAGGTCGAGAAGCTTGACGCGAAAGTCGGCGGCGAAAAGGCGACGGTCTCGGTGAAAGAGGACACGGTTCTGGTTGTCGCGCCGGCGAAGTTATTCGACAAAGGCGAAGGTTCGATCCGATTGACGGGGCAGATTGCTGGCGAAACGATTGCCGGCACCGGCGATGCGCCCGGGCTAACGACGGTGCGGTGGAACGCGAAACGGACCGCGGCGTTTACCCCCACGAAAAAGCCGGACGAAAAACCATCGCCGCTCGATAAACCCCTCGATTTTCCCGAGACCTTTCCGGCCGGTGCCTTCGGCCGCGCGGCCCTGCCGGACCAACCCAAGACAGTCCTGGTCCAGGGTGCGACGATTTGGACCTCGGGTCCTCAAGGCACCCTGCAAAACGCAGATCTTCTGGTGACGGCTGGAAAAATTTCGGCCGTAGGCCCCGGGTTGAAGGCGCCAGGTGGCGCGGCGGTCATCGACGGCAAGGAATTGCACGTCACGCCCGGGATTATCGATTGCCACTCTCACACCGCGATCAGCCGCGGCGTGAATGAATCGAGCCATGCAGTCACCTGCGAAGTGCGCATCGGTGACGTTCTCGACCCAACCGATATCGGCCTTTATCGCGAGCTGGCTGGCGGCGTAACCACCGCGAACGTTTTGCACGGCTCCGCCAATCCGATGGGCGGCCAGAACCAGGTAATCAAGTTCCGCTGGGGCGCGCTTCCCGAAGAATTGAAATTCGCGGACGCAATGCCGGGAGTGAAGTTCGCCCTGGGCGAAAACGTCAAGCAATCGAACTGGGGCGACAAATTCAGGACACGCTACCCGCAGACGCGGATGGGCGTTGAACAGATCATGCGGGATCGTTTCCGGGCCGCGCTCGAATACGACGCCGCGCTGAAGAAGAAACAGGGCCTCCCGGTTCGCCGTGATCTCCAGCTCGAAGCCATTTCGGAAATCATCAGCGGCAAGCGGCTGATTCATTGCCACTCGTATCGCCAGGACGAGATCCTGGCGTTCCTCAGCGTGGCGCGCGAGTTCAAGATCAAGGTGGGCACCCTGCAGCACATTCTCGAGGGATACAAAGTCGCCGACGTCATGGCGAAGGATGGCGTCGGCGGGTCGACGTTCGCGGATTGGTGGGGCTACAAGTTCGAGGTTTACGACGCCATTCCGAACAATGCCGCCATGATGCATGACAACGGAGTGCTGACCTCCGTCAACTCCGACAGCGCTGATCTCGCCCGCAGGCTCAACACCGAGGCAGCGAAGTCGATGAAGTATGGCGGCCTCTCGCCGGAAGAGGCCTTGAAGCTGGTGACGATTAATTCCGCGAAACAATTGCGCATCGATGGAAAAACCGGCTCGCTCGAAAACGGCAAGGACGCCGATTTCGTCATTTGGAGCGGCAATCCGCTTTCCAATTATTCGCGAGTCCAGCAGACCTGGATCGATGGCCGGAAATACTTTGATCGCGGAGAGGACGCGGAAGCCCGGAAGAATTTCGCCGCGCAACGCGAAGCGCTCGTCCAGAAAGCGCTCGTTGAGCGGATGAAAGAAATTGGCTCGGGCGAGAAAGGCGACGGCGAGAAGAAGGACGACAAAGAACCGCCGAAGATTTCCGCGCATCAGCGTCACCGCGACCACGAACTGGCGCCAATCTACGGAGATGGCCGCGACAAACACACCTGCCAGGAGGACGCGCGAGAATGA
- a CDS encoding 3-oxoacyl-ACP reductase family protein yields MTDPLDFTGKVVLVTGSSRGLGAEMIKAFGRRGAQCVLNYITDPAGQNKADADAVAGDLKDPLVIDCDVTQPNQVEAMIKTIADKFGGLDILINNSGIIRDRTIKKLTLEEFESVVRVNLAGTFNVTQKATGILRKDGRIVNLSSVSGQMGLFGQANYSSSKAAIVALTKVSAREFARQNITVNAIAPGFIDVGMSKGMPDEVTANFIKQIPLGRLGDAENIVDAALFLCSPMASYITGHVLNVNGGFYMG; encoded by the coding sequence ATGACCGATCCACTCGATTTCACCGGCAAAGTCGTCCTCGTAACCGGGAGTTCCCGCGGGCTCGGCGCGGAGATGATCAAGGCCTTCGGCCGGCGCGGCGCCCAATGCGTCCTGAATTACATCACCGATCCCGCCGGTCAGAACAAAGCCGACGCGGATGCGGTCGCCGGGGACCTGAAGGATCCGCTCGTAATTGACTGCGATGTCACCCAGCCAAATCAGGTCGAGGCCATGATCAAAACGATCGCGGACAAATTTGGCGGTCTCGATATCCTCATCAATAATTCCGGCATCATTCGCGACCGCACCATTAAGAAACTGACGTTAGAAGAGTTCGAGAGCGTCGTTCGCGTCAATCTCGCCGGCACTTTCAACGTCACTCAAAAAGCCACGGGCATTCTCCGAAAAGATGGCCGGATCGTGAACCTGTCGTCGGTCAGCGGGCAAATGGGACTGTTCGGTCAGGCCAATTATTCATCGAGCAAGGCCGCGATCGTCGCGCTGACGAAGGTTTCCGCGCGCGAGTTCGCCCGGCAAAACATCACCGTGAACGCCATTGCGCCTGGCTTCATCGATGTCGGCATGAGCAAAGGAATGCCGGACGAAGTGACGGCGAACTTCATCAAGCAAATCCCGCTCGGCCGCCTGGGCGACGCCGAAAACATCGTCGATGCCGCGTTATTTCTTTGCTCACCCATGGCCTCCTATATCACCGGTCACGTCTTGAACGTGAACGGCGGGTTTTACATGGGATAA
- a CDS encoding NYN domain-containing protein, protein MSLPDSDATMAVFLDLENIAIGAHEAQFPAFDIRKVVERLLLKGHIVVKKAYCDFDRYKAFKRGLHEAAFELIEIPHVRQSGKNSADIRMVVDALDLCYTKSHVDTFVIISGDSDFSPLVSKLRENAKTVIGVGVKKSTSDLFISNCDEFIYYDDLVRVQQAKKRSSAPAAPPAKASAGKGHSLSVDRALDLLAKTLEALRAERGEDYPIRGSLVKQAIKRQNPGFNERAHGFRAFNELLLEAQKQGLLKLEDDKQAGTYIVHPVD, encoded by the coding sequence ATGAGTTTGCCTGATTCCGACGCTACCATGGCGGTTTTCCTGGACCTGGAAAACATCGCCATCGGTGCGCACGAGGCCCAGTTTCCGGCCTTCGACATCCGCAAAGTCGTCGAGCGCCTCCTGCTCAAGGGCCACATCGTGGTCAAGAAGGCCTATTGCGATTTCGACCGCTACAAGGCCTTTAAGCGCGGCCTGCATGAAGCGGCCTTCGAGCTGATCGAGATTCCCCACGTGCGCCAGTCGGGCAAGAATTCGGCCGATATCCGGATGGTCGTGGACGCCCTCGATCTTTGCTACACCAAGAGCCACGTCGACACTTTCGTCATCATCAGCGGCGATTCGGACTTCTCGCCGCTCGTCAGCAAACTGCGCGAGAATGCCAAGACCGTCATCGGCGTCGGCGTTAAGAAATCGACTTCCGATCTTTTCATCAGCAACTGTGATGAGTTCATCTACTACGACGATCTGGTCCGCGTTCAGCAGGCCAAGAAGCGTTCGAGTGCGCCCGCCGCGCCGCCTGCAAAAGCTTCAGCCGGCAAAGGGCATAGCCTCTCCGTGGATCGGGCGCTCGATCTTCTCGCGAAAACCTTGGAAGCTCTCAGGGCCGAGCGCGGCGAAGACTATCCGATCCGCGGTTCCCTTGTCAAACAGGCCATCAAGCGCCAAAACCCGGGGTTCAACGAGCGCGCGCATGGTTTTCGCGCCTTCAACGAATTGCTTCTCGAAGCGCAAAAGCAGGGGCTGTTAAAACTGGAAGACGATAAACAGGCCGGGACCTACATCGTCCACCCGGTCGATTGA
- a CDS encoding amidohydrolase family protein, protein MKIIFLLRRRIFFCSLTVISACLQAAAADNNSNSGGYALKGTLVTPTEIVEDGAILVVGDKIQAMGKDIPLPNGTKVIETKALIYPGLIDLHDHITWNFLPRWKPGQKFANRYEWQQIPEYSLALRTPHDQVVSNPSPSPTRPPAQEELACDANRYGEVKAIVGGATSVVDSLGDPKVDPCIKGLARNLNSYSGMYPAGKEEELRNAVFPLELTNDDVKKINDNLADPQQHYALVVHLAEGKSNDASAAREFRMFRARGFVRAGVSIIHGVALRQPEFVEMAKAQVGLIWSPRSNIELYGETTDVRAAKQSQVKIALAPDWSPSGSDGTLEELNYAAVWNAGQNPRVFTDAELVEMVTVNPAKLARLDDKVGSLKPGYFADLLVVGSQQTDPYRALLNARPTDIRLVVVGGRPMYGDEDLMQGVAPNARLEPVSLCGTKKFLDLETENPLPGKPPRSWKDTVDAITKALKPSGLAPSELTSCP, encoded by the coding sequence ATGAAAATCATATTTCTGCTGCGCCGGCGCATCTTTTTTTGCTCCTTAACTGTGATCTCGGCCTGCCTTCAGGCCGCGGCTGCTGATAATAACAGCAATTCCGGCGGATATGCTCTCAAAGGAACTCTTGTTACCCCGACCGAGATCGTCGAAGACGGAGCCATTCTTGTGGTCGGCGACAAGATCCAGGCGATGGGAAAAGACATACCGCTTCCCAACGGGACCAAGGTCATTGAAACGAAAGCGCTTATCTATCCGGGCCTGATTGATCTTCACGATCACATCACTTGGAATTTCCTGCCGCGCTGGAAACCAGGCCAAAAGTTTGCCAATCGATACGAATGGCAGCAAATCCCCGAATACTCCCTGGCCCTAAGGACTCCCCACGACCAGGTCGTCTCAAATCCATCGCCCTCTCCCACGCGCCCGCCGGCCCAGGAAGAGCTGGCCTGCGATGCTAACCGATACGGCGAAGTAAAAGCTATCGTCGGCGGAGCGACTTCCGTAGTCGACAGCCTGGGCGATCCCAAGGTCGACCCGTGCATCAAAGGGTTGGCCAGGAATTTGAACTCCTACTCGGGAATGTATCCTGCCGGCAAAGAGGAGGAATTAAGGAACGCAGTATTTCCTCTCGAGCTCACGAACGATGATGTAAAAAAAATAAACGATAACCTGGCCGATCCTCAGCAACATTATGCCTTGGTGGTTCATCTCGCGGAAGGAAAATCCAACGACGCGAGCGCCGCGCGGGAGTTCCGCATGTTCAGGGCCCGCGGCTTTGTCCGGGCCGGCGTCTCCATCATCCACGGCGTCGCTCTCCGTCAGCCTGAGTTCGTCGAAATGGCAAAGGCCCAAGTCGGGTTGATCTGGTCTCCCCGCAGCAACATCGAACTGTATGGCGAGACCACGGACGTGCGTGCAGCAAAGCAGAGCCAGGTCAAAATCGCTTTAGCGCCCGACTGGAGTCCGTCTGGCAGTGACGGGACTCTGGAGGAATTGAATTATGCCGCGGTGTGGAACGCCGGGCAAAATCCCAGAGTGTTCACTGACGCCGAATTGGTCGAGATGGTCACCGTCAATCCCGCGAAATTGGCCAGGCTGGACGACAAGGTCGGGAGCTTGAAGCCCGGTTACTTCGCCGATCTTCTCGTCGTTGGCAGTCAACAGACGGATCCATATCGAGCGTTGCTGAACGCTCGGCCTACCGATATCAGACTTGTCGTTGTCGGGGGACGCCCGATGTATGGCGACGAGGACCTCATGCAAGGCGTAGCTCCAAACGCCCGTCTGGAGCCAGTTTCTCTCTGTGGCACGAAGAAATTCCTCGACCTGGAAACCGAGAACCCACTACCGGGAAAACCTCCGAGATCGTGGAAGGATACGGTGGACGCAATCACCAAGGCATTGAAACCATCGGGCCTGGCCCCATCGGAACTAACGTCATGCCCATGA
- a CDS encoding amidohydrolase family protein encodes MSRRSQILLLVALCVTGTLNASDTIPAPPQTKAAAIKGATIHPISGPDIPAGTIVFENGKITAIGADVAIPSGADVIEANGKHVYPGLINANTVLGLVEIGAVRATVDVEESGGLNPNVRSITSVNPDSELIPVARAAGVLTALSVPEGGIISGQSAVLRLDGWTPEEMTVLSPAAMHLRWPNLTIDRRPRARKSVKDQQKEMEKAQKQIRDAFQIARAYWQARKNPGPDFKADLRWEALMPVFDGKLPLFVHASTLAQIQTALAWAKEMQLKIVLVDGDDAWRLAAQLKESEVPVILGPATSLPPRRDDDYDSAWSSAAKLQQAGVRFCIASNGRGAETNERNVGYEAGLAAGYGLPKEAALKAVTLYPAQILGVADRLGSLETGKAATLIVTNGDPLDFPTQVEAAFIDGRKIDLSNRQTRLRDKYQEKYRRK; translated from the coding sequence ATGAGCCGCCGTTCCCAAATTCTCTTGTTAGTGGCCCTCTGCGTAACCGGGACGCTCAACGCCTCGGACACGATTCCGGCGCCCCCGCAGACAAAAGCAGCCGCCATCAAAGGCGCGACGATCCATCCCATAAGCGGCCCGGACATTCCGGCCGGCACGATCGTTTTCGAGAACGGCAAGATCACGGCGATCGGGGCCGATGTCGCCATTCCGTCGGGCGCGGACGTGATCGAGGCGAATGGCAAACATGTTTACCCCGGACTGATCAACGCCAACACCGTCCTGGGCCTGGTCGAGATCGGGGCGGTCCGCGCGACGGTGGACGTCGAGGAATCGGGCGGGCTCAATCCGAATGTTCGCAGCATTACGAGCGTGAATCCGGACAGCGAATTGATCCCGGTGGCGCGCGCCGCCGGAGTTTTAACGGCGCTTTCGGTTCCTGAAGGCGGAATCATCTCCGGGCAATCGGCCGTGCTCCGGCTCGATGGATGGACGCCGGAGGAGATGACGGTGCTTTCGCCGGCCGCGATGCATTTGCGCTGGCCGAACCTGACGATCGATCGCCGCCCCCGGGCGCGGAAATCGGTCAAGGATCAGCAGAAGGAAATGGAGAAGGCGCAGAAGCAAATCCGCGACGCCTTCCAAATCGCGCGGGCTTACTGGCAGGCGCGGAAAAACCCAGGGCCGGATTTCAAAGCAGATTTGCGGTGGGAAGCGTTGATGCCGGTATTCGACGGCAAGTTACCGTTGTTCGTCCATGCCAGCACCCTCGCGCAAATCCAGACGGCGCTGGCCTGGGCGAAAGAGATGCAGCTGAAGATCGTGCTGGTGGACGGCGACGATGCCTGGCGACTGGCAGCGCAACTTAAAGAGAGCGAAGTGCCCGTCATCCTCGGCCCGGCCACGAGTCTGCCGCCACGGCGGGACGACGATTACGACAGCGCCTGGAGCAGTGCCGCGAAATTGCAGCAGGCCGGCGTCCGGTTTTGCATCGCCTCGAATGGACGCGGCGCGGAGACGAACGAGCGCAATGTCGGCTACGAGGCCGGGCTCGCCGCGGGATATGGGCTGCCAAAGGAAGCGGCGCTCAAGGCTGTGACGCTTTATCCGGCACAGATCCTCGGAGTGGCCGACCGCCTCGGCTCGCTCGAGACCGGAAAGGCAGCGACTCTGATTGTTACTAATGGCGATCCGCTCGATTTCCCGACCCAGGTTGAGGCGGCTTTCATCGACGGACGCAAGATCGACTTATCGAATCGACAGACCCGGTTGCGAGACAAGTACCAGGAGAAATATCGCCGCAAATAA
- a CDS encoding methylmalonyl-CoA mutase family protein, which translates to MSKLGRVVEAVEKYNAFVESEVKRARTDKKFGDEMLNRWNEIKAKIPVGTAPTGLKLPRLALPEIDEAGDITRYLLGDGLPGEFPFLNGAYREMYLEPLHQPAMETGTYEKNGHGAKSKLNGSKNGARNGTVAKPQVAEEPTRLFSGLMLAEDTNERFHFLGRHQRSKRLSTAFDGPTLYGIDSDAPGILGKIGEGGVAVDTVEDMVRLYDGFDLGSPDFSASMTISGPAPIIMAMYIAAAKRRFGPGVVPKLRGTIQADIFKEVQAQNETIFPVEASLRFLTDMMEFTTREMPRWYPVSISGYHIGEAGSTPVQQAAYTLSNGFAYAEMMAARGISVDDFGPRLSFFLDCGLDVEYIALTRVSRRIWAIGMRDAFGAGHKAQMFKVHTQTSGRSLVAAEFKNNLTRTAAELMLSYMNGTNSCHSNSADEPFTTPSEEWIRLAAHGQAILLDESGIFKHTMNMLSGSPGMKAVERAVEAAILEEFREIERLGGVMGAVENRYQRSQIQTAAHRYEQQIYNGVRPIIALNKYRNDSEEMPEFELARTPRARQQLQVDRLKQFKKKNAAKAEKALEKLAAVVETDENCFPALLEAVEVCSLGQISERLQEVVGRFRPMV; encoded by the coding sequence ATGAGCAAGCTAGGCCGGGTAGTCGAAGCGGTGGAGAAGTACAACGCGTTCGTTGAGAGCGAAGTGAAACGCGCGCGGACCGACAAAAAGTTCGGCGACGAGATGCTGAACCGCTGGAACGAGATCAAAGCCAAAATCCCTGTCGGCACCGCGCCCACCGGTTTGAAGTTGCCGCGGCTCGCCCTGCCGGAGATCGACGAAGCCGGAGACATCACCCGCTACCTGTTAGGCGACGGTTTGCCAGGCGAATTCCCGTTTCTGAATGGCGCCTATCGCGAAATGTATCTCGAGCCGTTGCACCAGCCCGCGATGGAAACGGGCACCTACGAGAAGAACGGGCATGGCGCGAAGTCGAAACTCAATGGCAGCAAGAACGGCGCACGCAACGGGACCGTGGCCAAACCGCAGGTGGCGGAAGAGCCGACGCGTTTGTTTTCCGGCCTGATGCTGGCGGAGGACACAAACGAGCGTTTCCATTTCCTCGGACGCCATCAACGTTCCAAACGCCTGAGCACCGCTTTTGACGGCCCGACGCTTTACGGCATCGATTCCGATGCGCCAGGAATCCTGGGTAAAATCGGCGAGGGCGGGGTCGCGGTCGATACCGTGGAGGACATGGTCCGGCTTTATGACGGGTTCGATCTCGGCTCGCCGGATTTCTCCGCCTCAATGACGATCAGCGGCCCGGCGCCGATCATCATGGCGATGTATATCGCAGCCGCGAAACGCCGGTTCGGCCCCGGCGTTGTCCCGAAACTTCGCGGCACCATCCAGGCGGACATTTTCAAGGAAGTGCAGGCGCAAAACGAAACCATCTTCCCGGTCGAAGCGTCGCTCCGGTTCCTGACCGACATGATGGAATTCACTACCCGCGAGATGCCGCGCTGGTATCCGGTTTCCATCAGCGGTTATCACATCGGCGAAGCGGGCTCGACGCCGGTCCAGCAAGCGGCTTACACGCTGTCGAACGGTTTCGCTTACGCCGAAATGATGGCGGCCCGCGGAATCTCCGTCGATGACTTCGGCCCGCGGCTCTCCTTCTTCCTCGATTGCGGGTTGGACGTCGAATACATCGCGCTCACTCGCGTGTCCCGGCGGATCTGGGCGATCGGGATGCGGGACGCGTTCGGCGCCGGTCACAAGGCGCAGATGTTCAAAGTGCACACCCAGACGAGCGGCCGCTCGCTCGTGGCGGCGGAGTTCAAGAACAACCTCACCCGCACCGCCGCTGAGCTGATGCTTTCCTACATGAACGGCACAAACTCCTGCCACTCGAACAGCGCCGACGAGCCGTTCACGACCCCGAGCGAAGAATGGATCCGCCTCGCCGCGCACGGCCAGGCCATCCTTCTGGATGAGTCCGGCATTTTCAAACACACCATGAACATGCTGAGCGGTTCTCCTGGAATGAAGGCCGTCGAACGAGCGGTCGAAGCCGCAATCCTGGAGGAATTTCGCGAAATCGAGCGGCTCGGGGGCGTGATGGGGGCGGTGGAAAATCGTTACCAGCGCAGCCAGATCCAGACCGCGGCCCATCGTTACGAGCAGCAGATTTACAATGGCGTCCGTCCGATCATCGCCCTGAATAAGTACCGCAACGACAGCGAAGAAATGCCGGAATTCGAGCTGGCCCGCACGCCGCGGGCCAGGCAGCAATTGCAAGTCGATCGGTTGAAGCAGTTCAAGAAAAAGAATGCCGCCAAGGCGGAGAAAGCGCTCGAGAAACTGGCCGCGGTCGTGGAGACCGACGAGAATTGTTTCCCGGCCCTCCTCGAAGCAGTGGAGGTTTGCTCGTTAGGCCAGATCAGCGAACGGCTCCAGGAAGTCGTCGGACGTTTTCGTCCGATGGTGTAG
- a CDS encoding cobalamin-dependent protein (Presence of a B(12) (cobalamin)-binding domain implies dependence on cobalamin itself, in one of its several forms, or in some unusual lineages, dependence on a cobalamin-like analog.) has translation MAAPIRVLTAVPICDGHDSAINTINLEFIRHGIEVVYLGYHRYADDIVRAAIQEDVRAIGISSYNGGHIEFFAEVVRQLKKRGADDIKVFGGGGGTITHDDQRVMQKRGVDQIFFAGTSLTEMVQWVHKRYGKGHKHGGRKGAPADMQLARKLTEIEDRYANDKRAKKKIENRKSKFENTKVMGFTGPGGAGKTTLIDELVLRLLNREPKARIAILSHDPSVVGEGALLGDRATMINSQHDRVFMRSMATRGQAGGLSPATEDCLKLLAQSGFQYVIIETVGTGQEAMPFQNKLVDQTVLVMNPDYGARLQLQKIVMLDLADIVVVNKSDQERAKTAMSEIERRLEGNKRKQQLVATVAKRHRDPGVDKLCDLLTMER, from the coding sequence ATGGCCGCTCCGATTCGAGTTCTCACTGCTGTCCCGATTTGCGACGGGCATGACAGCGCGATCAACACCATCAATCTGGAATTTATCCGGCACGGCATCGAGGTGGTCTATCTCGGTTACCACCGTTACGCGGACGACATCGTGCGCGCGGCCATCCAGGAAGATGTGCGTGCGATCGGCATATCGAGCTACAACGGGGGACACATCGAATTTTTTGCGGAGGTGGTGCGGCAACTGAAGAAGCGCGGGGCCGACGATATCAAGGTCTTTGGCGGCGGTGGCGGCACCATCACTCACGACGACCAGCGCGTGATGCAAAAGCGCGGAGTGGACCAGATTTTCTTCGCCGGAACCTCGCTCACCGAGATGGTGCAATGGGTTCACAAACGCTACGGCAAGGGACATAAACACGGGGGCCGAAAAGGCGCGCCCGCTGACATGCAATTGGCGCGAAAGCTCACCGAGATCGAAGACCGCTATGCGAACGACAAACGCGCAAAGAAGAAAATTGAAAATCGAAAATCGAAATTCGAAAATACAAAGGTGATGGGGTTTACTGGGCCGGGCGGAGCAGGCAAGACGACGCTGATCGATGAGCTGGTGTTGCGGTTGTTGAATCGGGAGCCGAAGGCGCGGATCGCGATTCTTTCTCACGATCCAAGCGTTGTCGGCGAAGGGGCGTTGCTCGGCGATCGCGCCACGATGATCAACTCGCAGCACGATCGCGTTTTCATGCGCAGTATGGCGACACGCGGCCAGGCGGGGGGCCTTTCCCCCGCGACGGAAGATTGCCTCAAACTCCTGGCTCAAAGCGGGTTTCAATATGTCATTATCGAGACCGTCGGGACGGGCCAGGAAGCGATGCCGTTTCAAAACAAACTGGTCGACCAAACGGTCCTGGTGATGAATCCGGATTACGGCGCGCGCCTCCAATTGCAAAAGATCGTCATGCTCGATTTAGCCGACATCGTGGTCGTAAACAAAAGTGACCAGGAGCGGGCGAAGACGGCCATGAGCGAGATCGAGCGCCGGCTTGAAGGCAACAAGCGGAAGCAGCAATTGGTCGCGACCGTCGCAAAACGCCATCGCGATCCGGGCGTGGATAAACTTTGTGATTTATTGACGATGGAGAGGTAG